One genomic window of Moorella glycerini includes the following:
- a CDS encoding aldehyde dehydrogenase has translation MIDETTIASIVAEVLKNIQQQSCNGTTATTATACSGACQARAGQAVATASRGDKGVYSDLNAAISAAKKAQQELVKLSLKTRGEIVAAIRRAAIENVEIIARLAHEETGYGRVEDKIQKKLYAARLTPGLEDIKTEAISGDNGLILIERAPFGLIAAIEPATHPGSCVINHAISMVAAGNSIIFLPHPKGLKTTQYLVRLFNAAIQEAGGPEDLLVVGDKVSLENLDLVLSHPDVDLVVATGGPEVVNRALRSGKKAIAAGPGNPPVVVDETVKDLDYAARCIVDGAAFDNTVLCIAEKVIIAVEAIAGELLFHLQNHGAYLVQDERDKENLVRAILPDGRTFNPELTGKDAVLILKQAGINAPAHTRIALIECPPEHPLVQEEQLLPVLPLVRVKDFDAALELAARVEHGYKHTAIIHSQDVGRITAYARKLRTDILVANASSAAGLKIGGEGHFSHTIASPTGEGICTPRTYTREQRTVIAGALRTVD, from the coding sequence ATGATCGACGAAACCACTATCGCCAGCATTGTCGCCGAAGTATTAAAAAACATCCAACAGCAGTCCTGTAATGGGACAACAGCTACCACGGCAACAGCGTGTAGCGGTGCCTGCCAGGCGCGGGCCGGCCAGGCCGTGGCCACTGCCTCGCGCGGTGACAAAGGCGTATACAGCGACTTGAATGCAGCCATTAGCGCTGCCAAAAAAGCGCAGCAAGAACTGGTAAAGCTAAGCCTCAAAACGAGGGGCGAGATCGTCGCCGCCATCCGCCGGGCGGCCATAGAAAACGTAGAAATAATCGCCAGGCTGGCCCACGAAGAAACCGGCTACGGCCGGGTCGAAGACAAGATCCAGAAGAAGCTCTACGCCGCCCGCTTAACCCCGGGGTTAGAAGACATAAAGACCGAGGCCATCAGCGGCGACAACGGCCTCATCCTGATTGAGCGGGCGCCCTTCGGCCTCATCGCCGCCATCGAGCCGGCCACCCATCCCGGCTCCTGCGTCATCAACCATGCCATCAGCATGGTCGCCGCCGGCAACAGCATTATCTTCCTGCCCCATCCCAAAGGGCTCAAGACCACCCAGTACCTGGTGCGCCTTTTCAACGCCGCCATTCAGGAAGCCGGCGGGCCGGAGGATTTATTAGTCGTTGGCGATAAAGTCAGCCTGGAAAACCTGGACCTGGTCTTAAGCCATCCCGATGTAGATCTGGTCGTCGCCACCGGCGGTCCCGAAGTGGTTAACCGGGCCCTGAGAAGCGGCAAAAAAGCCATTGCCGCTGGCCCCGGCAATCCCCCGGTGGTCGTCGACGAAACAGTGAAAGACCTGGACTACGCCGCCAGGTGTATTGTCGACGGTGCCGCCTTTGACAACACCGTCCTCTGCATTGCCGAAAAGGTCATCATTGCCGTGGAAGCGATAGCCGGCGAGCTCCTCTTCCACCTGCAGAACCACGGCGCCTATCTGGTGCAGGACGAAAGGGACAAAGAGAACCTGGTGCGGGCCATCCTGCCCGACGGCCGGACCTTTAACCCCGAACTAACAGGCAAAGACGCCGTACTTATCCTGAAGCAAGCCGGCATCAACGCCCCGGCGCACACCAGGATCGCCCTCATAGAATGTCCCCCGGAGCACCCCCTGGTGCAGGAAGAACAGCTGCTGCCGGTCCTGCCCCTGGTGCGGGTAAAAGACTTTGACGCCGCCCTGGAACTGGCCGCCCGGGTCGAGCACGGCTACAAACATACGGCCATCATCCACAGCCAGGACGTAGGCCGCATCACGGCTTACGCCCGCAAGCTCCGTACCGACATCCTGGTAGCCAACGCCTCCTCGGCCGCCGGGTTAAAGATCGGCGGGGAAGGGCACTTCAGCCACACCATCGCCAGCCCCACGGGCGAGGGTATCTGTACCCCCCGCACCTACACCCGGGAACAGCGGACGGTCATCGCCGGGGCGCTGCGGACGGTAGACTAG
- a CDS encoding BMC domain-containing protein produces MKDGALGLIETKGLVAAIEAADAMLKAAGVELAGMEKVGSGLVTVMVSGDVGAVKAATEAGAAAAGRLGEIIAVHVIPRPHTDLSRILPS; encoded by the coding sequence ATGAAAGACGGCGCCCTGGGACTTATCGAAACCAAAGGCTTAGTCGCCGCCATTGAAGCCGCCGACGCCATGCTCAAAGCCGCCGGCGTCGAACTGGCCGGCATGGAGAAAGTCGGCTCCGGTCTCGTCACCGTCATGGTCAGCGGCGATGTCGGCGCCGTCAAGGCGGCCACCGAAGCCGGGGCCGCTGCCGCTGGTCGCTTAGGTGAGATTATTGCCGTCCACGTTATCCCGCGGCCCCACACGGACCTCAGCAGAATATTACCCTCCTAA
- the pduL gene encoding phosphate propanoyltransferase, with protein sequence MSTAALIDLIAREVMAELKEGRGKTAAAGTAAHAIPAAKRVPVLVSARHVHLAQKEIDILFGPGYQLTKRNDLYQPGEFAANEVVTLVGPKLRPLTSVRILGPMRDRTQVELSRTDAITLGIPAPVRRSGDLAGSAPITLVGPRGSVTLREGAIIANRHIHMSPVEAEKWGLQDNDEVTVRTIKSDRPTIFGGVQVRVSPKFKLVMHIDTDDANAAGLQCGDEVEIR encoded by the coding sequence ATGTCCACTGCTGCCCTTATCGATTTAATCGCCAGGGAAGTTATGGCCGAACTGAAGGAAGGCCGGGGTAAAACCGCCGCGGCCGGTACGGCAGCCCATGCCATTCCGGCGGCCAAACGTGTTCCCGTACTCGTATCTGCTCGCCATGTCCACCTGGCCCAGAAGGAGATCGACATCCTCTTCGGGCCCGGCTACCAGCTGACCAAACGGAACGACCTCTACCAGCCGGGAGAATTTGCCGCCAACGAAGTCGTCACCCTGGTAGGCCCCAAATTGCGCCCCCTCACCAGCGTCCGCATCCTGGGGCCGATGCGTGACCGCACCCAGGTAGAGCTCTCCCGCACCGACGCCATAACCTTAGGCATCCCGGCACCGGTGCGCCGTTCCGGGGACCTGGCCGGTTCCGCCCCCATTACCCTGGTCGGTCCCCGGGGTTCCGTTACCTTGCGGGAAGGGGCTATTATCGCCAACCGCCACATCCACATGAGCCCGGTCGAAGCGGAAAAATGGGGCCTTCAAGACAACGACGAAGTCACCGTGCGCACCATTAAATCCGACCGGCCCACCATCTTCGGTGGCGTCCAGGTACGGGTCAGCCCCAAGTTCAAGCTCGTCATGCACATCGACACCGACGATGCCAATGCCGCCGGGCTGCAGTGCGGTGACGAAGTAGAAATCAGGTGA
- a CDS encoding FGGY-family carbohydrate kinase, producing MTPRVQHRAPSTQTGGPWPCAKFMEEGIEIKEVIALGGIVRKNDFVMQVLADVLAMPIKVAASDQTCALGAAMFGAVAAGLYPTVEAAQEKMGCGFAKTYTPDPENAARYRELYRDYLALGRVLEDYLRKM from the coding sequence TTGACACCACGGGTTCAACACCGGGCGCCGTCGACGCAGACGGGCGGCCCCTGGCCCTGCGCGAAGTTTATGGAAGAAGGTATAGAAATCAAAGAAGTCATCGCCCTGGGCGGCATCGTCAGGAAGAACGACTTTGTCATGCAGGTCCTGGCCGATGTGCTGGCTATGCCCATCAAAGTTGCGGCCTCGGACCAGACCTGCGCCCTGGGGGCAGCCATGTTCGGCGCCGTTGCTGCCGGTTTGTACCCGACAGTGGAGGCGGCCCAGGAAAAGATGGGCTGCGGCTTCGCCAAAACGTACACCCCTGACCCTGAAAATGCCGCCCGCTACCGCGAGCTGTACCGTGACTATCTGGCCCTGGGCAGGGTGCTGGAGGATTATTTGCGGAAGATGTAG
- a CDS encoding EutN/CcmL family microcompartment protein produces the protein MLIAEVTGTVVATRKHESLTGSKLLLIRPLQGSRRGETLVAVDTVGAGKGELVLVATGSAARLGLRVSQAPVDLTL, from the coding sequence ATGCTGATTGCCGAAGTAACCGGAACGGTGGTCGCTACCCGTAAACATGAAAGCCTGACCGGCAGCAAGCTCCTCCTCATCCGTCCCCTCCAGGGCAGCCGCCGGGGCGAGACGCTGGTGGCCGTGGATACCGTCGGTGCCGGCAAGGGAGAACTGGTACTGGTAGCCACCGGGAGTGCCGCCCGGCTGGGCCTACGCGTATCCCAGGCCCCGGTGGACCTGACTTTGTAG
- a CDS encoding BMC domain-containing protein, which yields MSALGLIETKGLVAAIEAADAMLKAASVELVGMEKIGSGLVTVMVTGEVGAVKAATEAGGAAAARLGEVIAVHVIPRPHSDVARILPGKKDASTRGVD from the coding sequence ATGAGCGCCTTAGGACTCATCGAAACCAAAGGTTTAGTCGCCGCCATCGAAGCCGCCGACGCCATGCTCAAAGCCGCCAGCGTCGAACTGGTGGGCATGGAAAAGATCGGCTCCGGCCTGGTCACCGTCATGGTCACTGGCGAAGTCGGCGCCGTCAAGGCGGCCACCGAAGCCGGCGGGGCAGCCGCCGCCAGGCTCGGGGAAGTCATCGCCGTCCACGTCATCCCGCGGCCCCACAGCGACGTAGCCCGCATCCTGCCCGGTAAAAAAGACGCCTCTACCAGGGGGGTAGATTAA
- a CDS encoding 4Fe-4S dicluster domain-containing protein, with product MRELLALAGGPAVDEYLLIAGGPCMGKVTGINAPVTKTTKGIIVLPLDHPLAASYQRDLNRELKIALKVCCQCQQCTDFCPRHLLGHPLEPHRVMRAVTYGLVDITLPQALLCSECGLCDLYACPFNLSPRQVNRKIKAELQQKGFRPGPWQATIPSLFREGRQVPTKSLINRLGLKEYYARPVTFREGNIRVNLVHLPLRQSAGVAPRPVVKVGDRVERGDLLARIENDTLGASLHASIKGTITALNPVIIIEGGGD from the coding sequence ATGCGGGAACTCCTGGCCCTGGCCGGCGGCCCGGCTGTAGACGAATACCTTCTTATCGCCGGCGGCCCCTGCATGGGTAAGGTTACAGGCATTAATGCGCCGGTTACCAAAACTACCAAGGGCATTATTGTCCTGCCCCTGGACCACCCCCTGGCTGCCAGTTACCAGCGGGACCTGAACCGGGAGCTGAAGATCGCCCTCAAGGTCTGCTGCCAGTGCCAGCAGTGCACGGACTTCTGCCCGCGACACCTTTTAGGACATCCCCTGGAACCCCACCGGGTCATGCGCGCGGTTACCTATGGCCTTGTTGATATAACCTTGCCCCAGGCCCTGCTTTGCAGCGAGTGCGGCCTCTGCGACCTTTACGCCTGCCCCTTCAACCTCTCCCCGCGCCAGGTCAACAGGAAAATAAAGGCCGAACTGCAGCAAAAGGGTTTCCGGCCCGGCCCCTGGCAAGCTACTATCCCTTCCCTTTTCCGGGAAGGACGGCAGGTACCCACTAAAAGCCTTATCAACCGCCTGGGCTTAAAAGAATATTACGCACGCCCGGTAACTTTCCGGGAAGGAAACATCAGGGTTAACCTGGTCCACCTCCCCCTCAGGCAAAGTGCTGGTGTCGCTCCCCGGCCGGTAGTCAAGGTGGGCGACCGGGTAGAAAGAGGCGATCTCCTGGCGCGCATAGAGAATGATACCCTGGGAGCCAGCCTTCACGCCAGCATAAAGGGCACGATCACTGCCCTCAATCCCGTAATCATCATTGAGGGAGGTGGTGACTGA
- a CDS encoding ISLre2 family transposase: MVNGNTSTATIFSLLDGIENFNTLEEVILQIARRLLVAVLEALDDALMPAKPKRYRIAGFRYRTITCLYGDITFKRRLYVKATRKKKRGEGRFLLDEALNLRQGKRLTGRLLKLAVSLATRLPFRQAAEIMAEAGMGQLSHMTIHSEVKRNGLEQKGLQEALRNKLFVSGEEPQGKKKKVPALFIEADGIMIPLQRSKQERIEVKVGIVYEGWIEKGNARHLKNPRVVMGIYEDGEQFWEALTTEIARYYEIDEKTIYVVNGDGASWIQKTAKEQLPGAIVQLDRYHLHRDIRQAYGNETARGLMEILAKGQEQVFLDTMEALIEEAPNRKNKQQRQKVYDYCQRYRDNLLDYRLRLPRQLEGLKLYGMGVAETTVDKKIAIRMKKRGMSWSEAGATAMVALLMLKANGELAAWLEKKMPQVEKNPVKVIKEKKIVKEDVEAWLRKRVPALVGPEAGTDWVKYTLRQLTRISGAIF, translated from the coding sequence ATGGTAAACGGTAATACCAGTACCGCTACCATCTTTAGTTTATTAGATGGTATCGAGAATTTCAACACTCTAGAAGAAGTTATCCTGCAAATAGCCAGGCGATTATTGGTAGCCGTACTGGAAGCCCTGGATGATGCCCTTATGCCAGCAAAACCCAAGAGATATAGGATAGCTGGCTTCCGCTACCGCACAATCACCTGCCTGTACGGGGATATAACCTTTAAGCGCCGACTATATGTCAAAGCGACGCGCAAAAAGAAAAGAGGCGAGGGAAGGTTTCTGTTAGACGAAGCCCTGAACTTACGCCAAGGAAAGCGCCTGACAGGAAGACTGCTCAAATTAGCCGTATCGCTGGCAACCCGGTTACCCTTCAGGCAGGCAGCGGAAATAATGGCCGAAGCAGGGATGGGCCAATTAAGCCATATGACCATCCATAGCGAAGTAAAACGAAATGGACTGGAACAAAAAGGACTGCAAGAAGCCCTGCGCAACAAGCTATTCGTGAGCGGGGAAGAGCCCCAAGGCAAAAAGAAAAAAGTACCGGCACTATTTATCGAAGCCGATGGCATAATGATTCCCCTGCAAAGGAGCAAGCAAGAGCGGATAGAAGTAAAAGTAGGAATAGTATACGAAGGGTGGATAGAAAAAGGGAATGCCCGGCATCTCAAGAACCCGCGGGTAGTAATGGGCATCTATGAAGATGGAGAACAATTTTGGGAAGCCCTCACCACGGAAATAGCCAGGTACTACGAGATAGACGAAAAAACAATATATGTGGTCAATGGCGACGGAGCCAGCTGGATCCAGAAGACAGCCAAAGAACAGTTACCAGGAGCCATTGTACAATTGGACCGCTACCACCTCCACCGGGATATAAGGCAGGCTTATGGGAACGAAACAGCGCGAGGATTAATGGAGATTTTAGCCAAAGGTCAAGAGCAGGTCTTTTTGGACACCATGGAAGCACTCATAGAAGAAGCACCGAACCGCAAAAACAAGCAACAACGCCAAAAAGTATATGACTACTGTCAAAGATATCGCGATAACCTGTTAGATTACCGCTTGCGGTTACCACGACAACTGGAAGGGCTAAAGTTATACGGGATGGGCGTAGCCGAAACAACAGTAGACAAAAAAATAGCCATTCGCATGAAAAAGAGGGGAATGAGCTGGAGCGAAGCAGGAGCAACGGCCATGGTAGCATTACTTATGCTCAAAGCCAATGGAGAATTAGCCGCATGGCTAGAAAAGAAGATGCCACAAGTAGAAAAGAATCCCGTTAAAGTAATAAAAGAAAAGAAGATAGTTAAAGAAGACGTAGAAGCATGGTTAAGGAAGAGAGTACCAGCCCTTGTTGGCCCTGAGGCGGGAACAGATTGGGTTAAATATACCTTGAGGCAACTAACAAGAATTAGTGGAGCTATATTCTAA
- a CDS encoding clan AA aspartic protease: MGHVFVNVQLEGASSKEETTMLVDTGATLSTIPRDLADRLGVPRLGPRKVQLADGQELQVEAGVVHVKIDGREAPTTVLILGNEPLLGVETLETLGLKVNPYTRQLEPARAFTLRLR, translated from the coding sequence GTGGGGCACGTATTTGTAAACGTGCAGCTGGAAGGGGCCAGTAGCAAAGAGGAAACAACCATGCTGGTCGATACCGGGGCCACTTTGAGCACTATTCCCAGAGATTTAGCAGACCGGCTGGGGGTACCCCGCCTGGGACCGCGCAAGGTGCAACTGGCCGATGGCCAGGAACTCCAGGTAGAAGCCGGGGTGGTGCACGTAAAAATTGACGGCCGGGAAGCGCCGACCACTGTTTTAATTCTCGGTAATGAGCCCCTGCTGGGGGTAGAAACTTTAGAAACCCTGGGGTTAAAGGTAAATCCCTATACCCGGCAGCTTGAACCGGCCCGGGCTTTTACCTTAAGGCTAAGATAA
- a CDS encoding Rpn family recombination-promoting nuclease/putative transposase, which translates to MYPNNKEQPNDAQDRVIKVLFKDTGEAVLRRFLNLDVHLQTKLPTEHIKVKAIARKLSDLVFLATIQGKKACVHIEIQNTIDRNMYRRMLEYGLAIMEEHDLPLFQILIYAGRRKARFRNYIHHDFGIYRWLYHFPILDLGGLSRQELLALGEPDLLPLLPLCERERRRHSPEKFIRECLDMLLGQVRLQNLSLEEKGTLLLRMQILAGSVTDPSWAKKLFDEVMQMFSLEENWVYKQIIEKGIEKGMEKGMEKGEIDTIRSNIKKVLRLRFGTLPSEVTSELERETAKQKLDYLLERAVLAASMEEFKSALFSA; encoded by the coding sequence GTGTACCCCAATAATAAGGAGCAACCCAACGACGCCCAGGACAGGGTGATTAAAGTCCTTTTTAAGGATACTGGTGAAGCCGTGCTACGCCGGTTTCTTAACCTGGATGTCCATTTACAGACCAAATTACCTACGGAGCACATCAAGGTCAAAGCCATAGCCAGGAAGCTTTCCGATCTGGTCTTTTTAGCCACTATCCAAGGGAAAAAAGCTTGTGTACATATTGAGATACAGAATACCATAGACCGAAACATGTATCGTAGGATGTTAGAGTATGGCCTGGCGATAATGGAAGAACACGATTTGCCCCTCTTCCAAATTTTGATTTATGCCGGGCGCAGGAAAGCCCGTTTTCGCAACTATATTCACCATGATTTTGGTATTTATCGCTGGTTATATCACTTTCCCATTCTAGATCTTGGCGGTTTATCGCGCCAGGAGTTATTGGCACTGGGGGAACCCGACTTGCTTCCCCTTTTACCCCTGTGCGAAAGGGAAAGACGGCGGCATTCTCCGGAAAAATTTATCCGCGAATGCCTGGACATGTTGCTTGGACAGGTGCGGTTACAAAATTTATCACTGGAAGAGAAGGGTACTCTCCTTTTACGCATGCAAATTTTAGCTGGTTCTGTAACTGATCCTTCCTGGGCGAAAAAATTATTCGATGAGGTGATGCAAATGTTTTCTTTGGAAGAGAACTGGGTGTATAAACAAATAATAGAAAAGGGCATAGAAAAAGGTATGGAAAAAGGTATGGAAAAAGGAGAAATTGATACAATCAGGTCGAATATCAAAAAGGTATTAAGGCTACGTTTTGGCACTTTACCTTCTGAGGTAACATCCGAACTGGAAAGAGAAACTGCAAAACAAAAGCTAGATTACCTGCTGGAAAGGGCCGTCCTGGCTGCCAGCATGGAAGAGTTCAAGAGTGCTCTATTTTCTGCTTAG
- a CDS encoding rhamnulokinase, which yields MPYLAFDLGAESGRAIAGTLREGRLTLEEIYRFPNEPVRVPDGLHWDVLRLFHEMQEGLRRAVARYGTGLKSLAVDTWGVDFGLLGERDVLLANPYHYRDGRTRGLMEEAFKVVPREEIFSHTGIQFMPINSLYQLLAWRQQQPGLLSQARTLLMMPDLFNFFFSGIKASEFTIASTTQMYNPRTGTWATGMLDKLGLPATLLPAINPPGTITGRLLPRVARETGAGEIVVIAPGSHDTASAVAAVPAAGPDYLYISCGTWSLVGVEVREPVINEQTLSLNFTNEGGVGGTFRLLKNVTGLWLVQECRRTWERQGEALSYGELTALAREANPLTTVIDPDHPAFLNPEDMPAAIQGYCRETGQPVPQTKGEIVRCALESLALKYRWVLEKLEDILGKKLEVIHMVGGGTQNELLCRFTASATGRPVVAGPVEATAAGNLLVQAMALEEVESIAEAREIVRHSFALKTYEAVKTGPWEEKYKAFVKLLG from the coding sequence ATGCCTTACCTCGCCTTTGACCTGGGGGCCGAGAGCGGCCGGGCCATAGCCGGTACCCTGCGGGAGGGCCGCCTCACCCTGGAAGAAATCTACCGTTTTCCCAATGAACCGGTACGGGTCCCGGACGGCCTGCACTGGGATGTTTTACGCCTCTTCCACGAAATGCAAGAAGGCCTGCGCCGGGCCGTGGCCCGCTACGGGACGGGCCTTAAAAGCTTGGCCGTCGACACCTGGGGTGTGGACTTCGGCCTCCTGGGGGAAAGGGATGTCCTCCTGGCCAACCCCTACCACTACCGGGACGGCCGCACCCGCGGCCTGATGGAGGAAGCCTTCAAGGTTGTACCGAGGGAAGAGATTTTTTCCCATACTGGCATCCAGTTTATGCCCATCAACTCCCTTTACCAGCTCCTGGCCTGGCGGCAGCAACAACCGGGCCTGTTAAGCCAGGCAAGGACCCTCTTGATGATGCCCGACCTGTTTAACTTCTTTTTTTCCGGCATAAAAGCCAGCGAATTCACCATCGCCAGCACCACCCAGATGTATAACCCCCGTACCGGTACCTGGGCCACGGGCATGCTGGATAAGTTAGGGTTACCGGCTACCCTCCTCCCGGCCATCAACCCGCCGGGGACGATTACAGGCCGCCTCTTACCCCGGGTAGCCCGGGAAACCGGAGCCGGCGAGATAGTCGTCATTGCTCCCGGCAGCCACGATACGGCCAGCGCCGTAGCCGCCGTGCCGGCAGCAGGGCCGGACTACCTGTACATCAGCTGCGGCACCTGGTCGCTGGTAGGGGTGGAGGTCAGGGAACCGGTAATCAACGAGCAAACCTTGAGCCTCAACTTTACCAACGAAGGCGGGGTGGGAGGTACCTTCCGGCTCCTCAAGAATGTCACCGGCCTGTGGCTGGTCCAGGAGTGCCGCCGCACCTGGGAGCGACAGGGGGAAGCTTTAAGCTATGGCGAGCTTACGGCCCTGGCCCGGGAGGCCAATCCCTTGACTACCGTTATCGACCCGGACCACCCGGCCTTCCTGAACCCGGAAGACATGCCGGCGGCCATCCAGGGATACTGCCGGGAAACGGGCCAGCCGGTGCCCCAGACTAAAGGCGAGATTGTTAGGTGCGCCCTGGAGAGCCTGGCCTTGAAATACCGCTGGGTGCTGGAAAAGCTGGAGGACATCCTGGGGAAGAAACTGGAGGTTATCCACATGGTGGGCGGCGGTACGCAGAACGAGCTCCTCTGCCGGTTTACCGCCAGCGCCACTGGGCGCCCGGTGGTGGCCGGTCCGGTGGAAGCCACGGCCGCCGGCAACCTTCTGGTCCAGGCCATGGCCCTGGAGGAAGTGGAAAGCATAGCTGAAGCGCGGGAGATAGTGCGCCATTCCTTCGCCCTGAAAACTTATGAAGCGGTAAAGACAGGACCGTGGGAGGAAAAGTATAAGGCATTTGTTAAGCTGCTGGGCTGA
- a CDS encoding BMC domain-containing protein yields MNNQALGIIEVRGLAAAVAAADTAAKTAAVTILGYEPTKGSGLVVLKISGEVSAVTAAIEAAKEQVANVSTVFASRVIARPHEELARYLS; encoded by the coding sequence ATGAACAATCAAGCCCTGGGTATAATTGAAGTTCGCGGCCTGGCCGCCGCCGTTGCCGCCGCGGACACGGCCGCCAAGACGGCTGCAGTCACCATCCTCGGCTACGAACCGACCAAAGGCAGCGGCCTGGTAGTATTAAAAATCAGCGGTGAAGTCAGCGCTGTCACGGCAGCCATCGAAGCCGCAAAGGAACAAGTTGCTAACGTCAGCACCGTTTTTGCCAGCCGGGTCATCGCCCGGCCCCATGAAGAACTGGCACGGTATTTAAGCTAA
- a CDS encoding class II aldolase/adducin family protein produces MPSEFQLRQDICEVGRRIYQHGFVASNDGNISIRLNEKEVLATPTGVSKGFMTPEMLVKVNMQGEQLSGQLKPSSELKMHLEIYRQRPDVRAVVHAHPPTATGFAVAGIPLDRCVLPEIIINLGSIPLVAYGTPSTDEVPAAVKEYIGSHDALLLANHGALTVGTDVYNAYYKMESLELFAKISLTARLLGNENVLSAEQVYKLMEIRARAGVTSPNPGCVDCGACSVSTREAPAATGITEEELREIITNVTRRVLTSLGDRKQ; encoded by the coding sequence GTGCCTTCGGAATTTCAATTACGCCAGGATATCTGCGAAGTAGGGCGGCGGATTTACCAGCACGGTTTCGTGGCTTCCAATGACGGTAATATCAGCATCCGCCTGAATGAAAAAGAAGTATTGGCGACACCTACCGGCGTCAGTAAGGGTTTTATGACCCCGGAGATGCTGGTTAAAGTCAATATGCAGGGAGAACAATTGAGCGGGCAGTTAAAACCTTCATCGGAATTGAAAATGCACCTGGAAATATACCGCCAGCGGCCGGATGTACGGGCGGTGGTTCATGCTCATCCGCCGACGGCTACCGGATTCGCCGTGGCCGGTATTCCCCTGGATCGTTGTGTGCTGCCGGAAATTATTATCAACCTGGGGAGTATACCCCTGGTTGCCTACGGGACGCCCTCGACTGATGAAGTGCCGGCTGCGGTGAAGGAATATATCGGTAGCCATGATGCCCTGCTGCTTGCCAACCACGGAGCCCTGACTGTCGGTACGGACGTATATAATGCTTATTATAAAATGGAGTCGCTGGAGTTATTCGCCAAAATCAGCCTTACCGCCAGGTTGCTAGGAAATGAAAATGTTCTCTCGGCGGAACAGGTCTATAAGCTTATGGAAATCCGGGCCAGGGCAGGAGTTACTTCACCCAACCCCGGCTGTGTTGATTGTGGCGCCTGCAGCGTCTCTACCCGCGAAGCCCCGGCCGCAACCGGCATAACGGAAGAAGAGCTGCGGGAGATTATTACCAATGTAACCCGGCGCGTCCTGACATCACTTGGGGATAGGAAACAGTAA
- a CDS encoding BMC domain-containing protein, with protein MGIAIGLIELKSLARGVMVADGCLKAAPVSVKIRTTCPGKSLIILSGEISAVNSAVEYGLNNGGITVISSLVLGNIHLGVLPALVGIAEVTTKGALGVIETFSVTAAIKAADTAAKAAVVELLDIRPAYGLGGKGVVILTGGVGAVKAAVNAATLPLKEEGELVDAVVIPSPHPELWDQLA; from the coding sequence ATGGGAATCGCCATCGGCCTTATCGAGCTGAAGAGCCTGGCGCGGGGGGTTATGGTGGCCGACGGCTGCCTGAAAGCCGCTCCGGTATCCGTAAAAATACGCACCACCTGTCCCGGCAAAAGCCTGATTATCTTAAGCGGCGAGATCAGCGCCGTTAACAGCGCCGTTGAGTATGGCCTCAACAACGGTGGGATAACGGTCATCAGCAGCCTGGTGTTAGGCAATATCCATCTCGGGGTCCTGCCGGCCCTGGTTGGGATAGCCGAAGTAACCACTAAAGGTGCCCTGGGAGTTATCGAAACCTTCAGCGTCACGGCCGCCATCAAAGCCGCCGACACCGCAGCTAAGGCGGCCGTTGTCGAGCTCCTGGACATCCGTCCCGCCTACGGGCTGGGAGGCAAGGGGGTAGTCATCCTGACCGGCGGCGTCGGCGCTGTCAAGGCCGCCGTAAACGCCGCTACACTTCCCCTCAAAGAAGAAGGGGAACTAGTGGATGCTGTTGTTATTCCGTCGCCCCACCCTGAACTCTGGGATCAACTAGCATAA
- a CDS encoding PIN domain-containing protein, producing MSRSPFNRQIAEQAAALRREWTAKGKAIGMADSLIAATAAVHGLKVVTANLKAFPAVAALSPEEAAGIK from the coding sequence GTGAGCCGTTCTCCCTTTAACCGTCAAATCGCTGAGCAAGCAGCAGCATTAAGGCGCGAATGGACCGCCAAGGGAAAAGCCATAGGTATGGCCGACAGCCTTATCGCCGCCACAGCCGCTGTTCACGGGTTAAAAGTAGTGACAGCTAACTTGAAGGCTTTTCCGGCTGTAGCTGCTTTAAGTCCGGAAGAAGCAGCTGGAATAAAATAA